In Dyadobacter sp. NIV53, a single window of DNA contains:
- a CDS encoding DUF1553 domain-containing protein, with product MRLFIYLLLNIISIYFFSCSPSLPEDVKVAMQELPDDLDYNQHVKPIISDKCFACHGPDKAKQKAGLRLDIAVMAYASLSKNPGKVAITPGNLADSEFFHRIVSQDPDYMMPTPESHLSLSAKEKAILIKWITDGAEYKPHWAFVKPEKADIPKVKRDDWVINPIDNFILKKLEQEKLNPTREAEKELLLRRVSLDLSGLPPTLTEIDSFLNDTSPDAYEKQVNRLLNSPHYGEKMAVDWLDLARFSDSHGYTVDRLRDMSPYRDWVIGAFNKNMKYDQFIHWQLAGDLMPKPTKEMIIATAFNRNHQQNMEGGIVEEEFQTEYVIDRTNTFGDAFLGISIGCAKCHDHKYDPISQKNYYELFSFFNNVKEAGQISWNDALPTPTLMLPTEEQEKMLRFIKTEITQQETRMEETKSTSDKGFEKWIASGSYNNLSKEKLPRSGLQAQYNFDQNSLKNLVNPKQTGVMKRESGQDGGKPEFDADRNGKVLNLNGDVFLDLNQTGIFRKSDPFSIGIWVNVPAELKEGVILHKSQAERLYNFRGYHLYLKNDRLELNMAHTAPSNAITRITRQTIPRNKWIQLTITYDGTSKANGFKLYLDGNEMALETTMDQLTKDILFDSKTEPGLQIGGWWRGLGFKNGKVDDILVYNRVLTPFEVRIIGNKSTWPTILNKDKELFSASDLQFLKDYYLTVINPEMIAGYKKLHELRTVFSDSSKNIKELMVMQEMPKPKKAHILLRGNYDAFGEEVFPNTPKSILPFSKNLPKNRYGLAQWLTNRNHPLTARVEVNRLWQNFFGTGLVKTTEDFGNQGEMPSHPELLDWLAVHFMESGWDIKKLNKLIVMSATYRQDSHTNNEIREKDPENRWYAHGPANRMTAEMIRDNALVASGLINTQIGGKSIKPYQPEGLWSINSSNYEPDSGEAVYRRSLYVIVKRSVPNPTLSTFDATTRSFCVVRRQKTNTPLQALVTLNDPTFNEAAKVLGEQMTKTPDHKKAIIDTYRKLTGRTPVSKEVNLLVLLQNDQQQKFKENPKKAIGWLHTGQYLIDKKLDISLIAANTVVASTILNSDATLTKR from the coding sequence ATGCGTCTGTTCATATATCTGCTTCTGAATATTATCAGTATTTACTTCTTCTCCTGTTCACCCAGCTTGCCGGAAGATGTAAAAGTTGCTATGCAGGAGCTTCCTGACGATCTGGATTATAACCAGCATGTTAAACCCATAATTTCGGACAAGTGTTTTGCTTGTCACGGGCCTGATAAGGCAAAACAAAAAGCAGGATTACGGCTGGATATAGCCGTAATGGCATATGCAAGCCTGTCTAAAAATCCCGGCAAAGTTGCAATTACTCCGGGCAATCTGGCTGATAGTGAGTTCTTTCATCGGATAGTTTCACAGGATCCTGATTACATGATGCCAACGCCGGAATCACACCTTAGTTTGTCCGCAAAGGAAAAGGCAATTTTGATTAAATGGATTACGGATGGAGCTGAATACAAACCACACTGGGCATTTGTAAAACCAGAAAAAGCGGATATTCCAAAAGTAAAAAGGGATGATTGGGTCATTAATCCAATTGATAATTTTATTCTGAAAAAACTGGAACAGGAAAAGCTCAACCCAACCAGAGAAGCAGAAAAAGAACTTTTATTAAGGCGCGTTTCTTTGGATCTTTCCGGATTACCTCCTACACTCACTGAAATTGATTCTTTTCTAAATGATACTTCTCCTGATGCTTACGAAAAACAGGTAAACCGCTTGTTAAATTCACCGCATTATGGTGAGAAAATGGCAGTCGACTGGCTGGATCTTGCTCGTTTTTCTGATTCGCATGGTTACACGGTTGACAGGCTAAGGGATATGTCGCCATACCGTGACTGGGTAATTGGGGCATTTAATAAAAATATGAAATATGATCAGTTTATTCACTGGCAGCTGGCAGGCGATCTCATGCCAAAACCCACGAAAGAAATGATCATTGCCACAGCGTTCAACCGCAATCATCAACAGAATATGGAAGGCGGAATTGTTGAAGAGGAATTTCAGACAGAATATGTAATTGACCGGACTAATACATTCGGAGATGCTTTTCTGGGCATTTCAATTGGTTGTGCCAAATGCCATGATCACAAATACGACCCTATATCTCAAAAAAATTATTACGAGCTTTTCAGTTTTTTTAATAATGTAAAAGAAGCCGGCCAGATTTCATGGAATGATGCTTTGCCAACGCCAACATTAATGCTTCCGACTGAGGAACAGGAAAAAATGCTGCGTTTCATAAAAACAGAAATAACACAGCAGGAAACGAGGATGGAAGAAACAAAATCAACATCTGACAAGGGTTTTGAAAAATGGATTGCTTCCGGAAGTTATAATAATTTATCAAAGGAAAAACTTCCCAGAAGCGGATTACAGGCACAATATAACTTTGATCAGAATTCACTTAAAAACCTTGTTAATCCGAAGCAAACCGGCGTAATGAAAAGGGAATCCGGACAGGATGGTGGTAAACCTGAATTTGATGCTGATAGAAATGGCAAAGTTCTTAATCTGAATGGAGACGTTTTTTTGGACTTAAACCAAACCGGGATTTTTAGGAAATCGGATCCGTTTAGTATAGGTATTTGGGTAAATGTCCCGGCTGAATTAAAAGAAGGTGTGATTTTGCATAAGAGCCAGGCTGAGCGATTGTACAATTTTCGAGGTTACCATTTGTATCTGAAAAATGACAGACTGGAACTGAATATGGCGCATACGGCTCCTTCTAATGCGATAACCAGAATCACCAGGCAAACAATACCCAGAAATAAATGGATTCAGTTAACGATCACTTACGACGGTACTTCGAAAGCAAATGGTTTCAAATTATATCTGGATGGCAACGAAATGGCTTTGGAAACGACCATGGATCAATTAACAAAAGATATTTTGTTTGATTCTAAAACTGAGCCTGGCTTACAGATTGGCGGATGGTGGCGCGGACTGGGATTCAAAAATGGAAAAGTAGATGATATTTTGGTTTATAACCGTGTATTGACTCCTTTTGAAGTCAGGATAATCGGGAATAAATCAACCTGGCCTACAATTCTGAATAAAGACAAAGAACTATTCTCTGCCAGTGATTTACAATTTTTAAAAGACTATTATTTGACGGTGATCAATCCTGAAATGATTGCCGGTTATAAAAAATTACATGAACTACGAACTGTTTTTAGCGATTCAAGCAAAAATATAAAGGAATTGATGGTCATGCAAGAAATGCCGAAACCCAAAAAAGCGCATATTCTGCTGCGAGGAAATTATGATGCATTTGGAGAAGAAGTTTTTCCCAATACACCGAAATCCATCTTACCGTTTTCAAAAAATCTGCCTAAAAACCGTTACGGTTTAGCACAATGGCTTACCAATAGAAATCACCCGCTTACAGCCAGAGTGGAGGTAAACCGATTATGGCAAAATTTCTTCGGGACGGGTTTAGTTAAAACAACGGAAGATTTTGGAAACCAGGGCGAAATGCCAAGCCATCCTGAATTGCTCGATTGGCTGGCTGTTCATTTTATGGAATCTGGCTGGGATATAAAAAAACTGAATAAGCTGATCGTGATGTCGGCTACCTATCGCCAGGATTCGCATACCAATAATGAAATCCGTGAAAAAGATCCTGAAAACCGCTGGTATGCTCACGGCCCTGCAAACAGAATGACCGCCGAAATGATCCGAGACAATGCGCTGGTAGCAAGTGGATTGATCAATACTCAAATTGGTGGAAAAAGTATAAAACCGTATCAGCCGGAAGGCCTGTGGTCAATTAACAGCAGCAATTATGAACCAGATTCGGGAGAAGCGGTGTATCGGCGCAGCCTGTATGTGATCGTCAAAAGATCTGTCCCCAATCCTACCCTTTCCACTTTTGATGCCACAACCAGAAGTTTCTGTGTGGTAAGGCGTCAAAAAACAAATACGCCATTGCAAGCTTTGGTGACTTTAAATGACCCGACCTTCAATGAAGCAGCAAAAGTTTTAGGCGAACAAATGACCAAAACACCGGATCATAAAAAAGCGATTATTGATACATACAGAAAGCTTACAGGCCGTACTCCAGTTTCCAAAGAAGTTAATTTGCTTGTATTACTTCAAAATGATCAGCAGCAAAAATTTAAGGAAAATCCAAAGAAAGCGATAGGCTGGCTTCATACAGGACAATACCTGATTGACAAAAAACTGGACATTTCACTTATCGCCGCCAACACAGTTGTAGCCAGCACTATACTTAATTCGGATGCAACTTTAACGAAAAGATAA
- a CDS encoding DUF1501 domain-containing protein, with protein sequence MSHHHDDEFRLHSPEFNKIHQSLDRRRFLTKTSLGLGALAIGSIFGADKLFGSGAKPATTNVPNLEEDILRALPHIAPKAKRVVYLFMSGGPSQFETFDYKPKLVDLAGKDLPDSVRKGQRLTGMSANQSALPMVPSIYKFNQHGRNNTWVSELLPHTAKVVDDLCIVKSIYSEAINHDPAITFFQTGNQLPGRPSIGSWVSYGLGSDNNNLPTFIVLVSKNAPKDQPLYARLWGNGFLASKHQGVQFRSGKDPVLFLNNPEGYDGTDRKEMLGYLTKLNQLQNESFQDPEIENRIAQYEMAYRMQTSVPEVMDTSDEPDEVFDLYGPDSRDSGSYAANCILARKLLEKDVKFVQLYHQGWDQHGDLPKGIANQCKQTDQATAALVTDLKRRGLLDDTLVIWGGEFGRTVYSQGKLTANDYGRDHHPRCFTMWMAGAGVKPGISYGETDEFSYNIIKDPVHVHDFQATLMHLMGVDHERLTYKFQGRRFRLTDVHGKVVKDILA encoded by the coding sequence ATGTCACATCATCATGACGACGAATTCAGGCTTCATTCACCAGAATTCAATAAAATACATCAATCGCTTGACCGGCGCCGGTTCCTGACCAAAACTTCCCTGGGTCTGGGCGCCTTGGCGATAGGTTCGATATTCGGCGCTGATAAACTTTTCGGATCTGGCGCTAAACCGGCGACTACAAATGTACCAAACCTGGAAGAAGACATATTACGTGCACTTCCGCATATAGCACCCAAGGCAAAACGGGTCGTATATCTTTTCATGAGCGGAGGCCCTTCGCAATTTGAAACATTTGATTATAAGCCAAAACTCGTAGATCTGGCCGGGAAGGATTTACCGGATTCGGTACGTAAAGGACAACGGTTGACAGGAATGAGTGCCAATCAGAGTGCTTTACCCATGGTGCCTTCTATTTACAAATTTAACCAGCATGGCAGGAACAATACCTGGGTCAGTGAATTACTTCCGCATACTGCTAAGGTTGTGGACGATCTTTGTATTGTCAAATCCATTTATTCGGAAGCCATTAACCATGATCCGGCTATTACTTTTTTCCAAACCGGAAACCAGCTTCCAGGCCGGCCTTCTATTGGTTCATGGGTAAGTTACGGATTAGGTTCTGACAATAATAATCTGCCTACTTTCATCGTGCTTGTTTCCAAAAATGCACCGAAAGACCAGCCACTTTATGCGCGTTTGTGGGGAAACGGTTTTTTGGCTTCCAAACATCAGGGTGTTCAGTTCAGATCGGGAAAGGATCCTGTTCTATTTCTAAATAATCCGGAAGGCTATGATGGTACAGATCGTAAGGAAATGCTGGGATATCTGACAAAATTAAACCAGTTACAAAACGAAAGTTTTCAGGATCCGGAAATAGAAAACCGGATTGCACAATATGAAATGGCATACCGGATGCAAACATCGGTACCAGAAGTAATGGATACTTCCGATGAACCGGACGAAGTTTTTGACCTGTACGGGCCGGATAGCCGGGATTCAGGTTCTTATGCGGCCAATTGTATCCTTGCCAGAAAGCTCCTGGAAAAAGACGTCAAATTTGTACAGCTTTATCACCAGGGCTGGGATCAGCACGGAGATTTACCAAAAGGAATTGCAAACCAATGTAAGCAGACCGATCAGGCAACGGCAGCTTTGGTAACAGATCTTAAACGACGGGGATTACTGGATGATACTTTGGTGATCTGGGGTGGTGAATTTGGACGTACTGTTTATTCGCAAGGCAAACTTACTGCAAATGACTACGGCCGCGACCATCATCCGCGCTGTTTCACGATGTGGATGGCTGGCGCAGGAGTAAAACCGGGAATCAGCTATGGAGAAACGGACGAGTTCAGTTATAATATCATCAAAGACCCGGTTCATGTCCATGATTTTCAGGCTACGCTCATGCACCTGATGGGTGTTGATCATGAGCGTTTAACATATAAATTTCAAGGCCGGAGATTTCGCCTGACAGATGTACATGGGAAAGTTGTGAAAGATATTCTGGCATGA
- a CDS encoding AAA domain-containing protein, whose protein sequence is MDYFKKLLDLLKTEREEDRRSYLKLTESTSVSERRANGLSWYPIAIRGSEMSRGDYLTVEVERTTHQDIAHQLRFGAPAVLFSNHDAKQDRVEGTISHQSGNRLKITLRTDELPDWSRDGKLGIDLLFDDNSYDEMQSAIQTANVLKDKPEGRLVKILTGEKEPAFLPLKNPYIVPKLNASQQLAVDRILSANELAVVHGPPGTGKTTTLVQAIKALIKQGHKQILVVAPSNTAVDLLSEKLSDEGLNVLRVGNPSRVSERLMSLTLDSKMAAHSRMKEIKNLKKQANEFKNMAHKYKRSFGKAEREQRKALFDEAYRIMKEVSNSEQYIIDDLVAKAQVITATLVGSNHYTVRNLKYHTVVIDEAGQALEPACWIPILKAEKLVLAGDHFQLSPTIKSNEAAKNGLAETLLEKCVSLHPEAVVLLEEQYRMNKAIMGYSSKVFYQGKLKAHQSVANHLLFPIDAPLAFVDTAGCGFDEKLEGTSSTNPEEAVFLFKHLSQVVLELTNGNPGHYSVKDFPTIAVISPYKQQIQILKDQLLHSPVLQPYLDKISVNTIDSFQGQERDIVYISMTRSNAEGEIGFLSDIRRMNVAMTRARKKLVVIGDSATLASLPFYADFITYAEELNAYQSAWEFVEN, encoded by the coding sequence ATGGATTATTTTAAAAAGTTACTTGATTTACTGAAAACAGAACGGGAGGAAGACAGACGGTCTTATCTTAAACTTACTGAATCAACGTCTGTATCTGAGCGCAGGGCAAACGGGCTTTCCTGGTATCCTATCGCAATCAGGGGATCAGAAATGAGCCGCGGTGATTATCTGACTGTTGAGGTGGAGCGTACCACGCATCAGGATATTGCGCATCAGCTGAGGTTTGGTGCACCGGCAGTTTTATTTTCGAACCACGATGCAAAGCAGGATAGGGTAGAAGGTACCATTTCTCACCAAAGCGGAAACCGGTTAAAAATAACTTTACGTACCGATGAGTTGCCGGATTGGTCAAGAGATGGAAAGCTGGGGATTGACCTGCTATTCGATGACAATAGTTACGATGAAATGCAGTCGGCTATTCAGACGGCTAATGTGCTAAAAGACAAGCCGGAAGGGCGTTTAGTTAAGATTTTAACGGGAGAAAAGGAACCCGCTTTTTTACCCTTAAAGAATCCGTATATAGTACCAAAGCTAAACGCATCACAGCAACTGGCTGTTGACAGAATTTTATCGGCTAATGAACTGGCTGTTGTGCACGGACCTCCCGGAACCGGTAAAACCACCACTTTGGTACAGGCCATTAAAGCATTAATCAAACAGGGTCATAAACAAATTCTGGTTGTTGCACCCAGTAATACTGCTGTTGATCTGTTAAGTGAAAAATTATCGGACGAGGGTTTAAATGTACTAAGGGTTGGTAATCCTTCACGTGTTTCAGAACGATTGATGTCGTTGACACTGGATAGTAAAATGGCAGCTCACAGCCGTATGAAGGAAATTAAAAATCTGAAAAAGCAGGCGAACGAGTTCAAAAACATGGCGCATAAGTATAAGCGCAGCTTTGGTAAAGCCGAACGTGAACAACGAAAAGCACTTTTTGATGAGGCTTACCGGATCATGAAAGAAGTAAGTAATTCAGAACAATATATCATTGATGATCTGGTGGCCAAAGCGCAGGTTATCACAGCAACATTGGTTGGTTCCAATCATTATACAGTCCGGAATCTCAAATATCACACCGTTGTAATTGACGAAGCAGGACAAGCGCTCGAACCTGCATGCTGGATACCGATTTTGAAAGCAGAGAAATTAGTTTTGGCGGGTGATCACTTTCAGTTATCACCCACAATTAAATCCAATGAAGCCGCTAAAAATGGTTTGGCTGAAACATTACTGGAAAAATGCGTGTCGTTACATCCCGAAGCAGTTGTGTTGCTTGAAGAACAATACCGGATGAATAAAGCAATCATGGGTTATTCTTCAAAAGTGTTTTATCAGGGTAAACTAAAAGCGCATCAATCTGTTGCGAATCATTTGCTGTTTCCAATTGATGCTCCACTGGCATTTGTTGATACAGCGGGCTGTGGTTTTGATGAAAAACTGGAAGGGACAAGTTCCACAAATCCGGAAGAAGCAGTTTTCCTGTTCAAACATTTATCACAAGTTGTGTTGGAACTGACTAATGGAAATCCTGGTCATTATTCTGTAAAGGATTTTCCTACTATTGCCGTTATTTCTCCATACAAACAGCAGATACAGATACTGAAAGATCAATTGCTGCATTCGCCGGTTCTACAGCCTTATCTTGATAAAATATCGGTCAATACGATTGACAGTTTTCAGGGGCAGGAACGTGATATAGTGTATATCAGTATGACAAGAAGTAATGCTGAAGGTGAAATCGGTTTCTTGTCAGACATACGCAGGATGAACGTTGCTATGACAAGGGCGCGGAAAAAACTGGTTGTGATCGGTGACAGTGCAACGCTGGCCTCATTGCCATTTTACGCTGATTTTATTACTTATGCAGAAGAGTTAAATGCCTATCAGAGCGCATGGGAATTTGTAGAGAACTGA